One stretch of Janibacter limosus DNA includes these proteins:
- a CDS encoding ERCC4 domain-containing protein, with product MTVVDDFLIARNPEADSTLPYLVRIPLRDRVIVLKTKDVWPRTSKLYCHRAEAWPTTPEIVERVPIRTCSSRGAAIDLVIDRARENRSQFVLTRARGREVIFWQSARTTKQARPRVTIPTARAQGGADLEILVDHRERYAWKFSHQQATTERRGLPAGDYAVEVDDTIVAAVERKSLADLASSLTSGRLGYVTAELASLPRAAVVVEDRYSQVFALQHVRPAVVAEAIAESQARFPQVPIIFAENRALAQEWTYRFLAAARTEVGLGGPTGSALESLTPPAPASAADIRRWAREAGYEVSARGRIPEEIRRAFERR from the coding sequence GTGACCGTGGTCGACGACTTCCTCATCGCGCGCAACCCCGAGGCGGACAGCACGCTGCCCTATCTCGTGCGCATCCCGCTCCGGGACCGCGTCATCGTGCTCAAGACCAAGGACGTCTGGCCGCGCACGAGCAAGCTCTACTGCCACCGGGCCGAGGCCTGGCCCACCACCCCAGAGATCGTCGAGCGGGTCCCCATCCGCACGTGCTCGAGCCGCGGCGCCGCGATCGACCTCGTCATCGACCGCGCCCGCGAGAACCGCTCGCAGTTCGTCCTCACCCGCGCCCGCGGACGCGAGGTGATCTTCTGGCAGAGCGCCCGCACGACGAAGCAGGCCCGTCCCCGCGTCACCATCCCGACCGCTCGCGCGCAGGGCGGCGCAGACCTCGAGATCCTCGTCGACCACCGCGAGCGGTACGCGTGGAAGTTTTCCCACCAACAAGCCACCACGGAGCGAAGGGGGCTGCCCGCCGGCGACTACGCCGTCGAGGTCGACGACACGATCGTCGCGGCCGTGGAGCGCAAGTCCTTGGCGGACCTGGCCTCCAGCCTCACCAGCGGCCGCCTCGGCTACGTCACGGCGGAGCTGGCCTCCCTTCCCCGGGCTGCGGTGGTGGTGGAGGACCGGTACTCGCAGGTCTTCGCCCTCCAGCACGTGCGGCCCGCTGTGGTCGCCGAGGCCATCGCGGAGAGCCAGGCGCGCTTCCCGCAGGTACCGATCATCTTCGCCGAAAACCGCGCACTGGCCCAGGAGTGGACCTACCGCTTCCTCGCCGCTGCACGGACGGAGGTCGGCCTCGGCGGGCCGACGGGCTCCGCGCTCGAGTCGCTCACGCCACCCGCGCCGGCGAGCGCCGCAGACATCCGCCGGTGGGCACGGGAGGCCGGCTACGAGGTGTCGGCCCGCGGGCGGATCCCCGAGGAGATCAGGCGGGCCTTCGAGCGCCGCTGA
- a CDS encoding IS110 family transposase, producing the protein MFTERTSVGLDVHARSVAAAAIDGVTGELFQSKLTPSHEHVVSWVQALPGPVAVTYEAGPTGFGLYRHLAAAGIRCEVAAPSKLQKPSGDRVKTDAKDAIHLARLLRLDEVTSVAIPSVDQEAARDLVRAREDCRGDLMRARHRLSKLLLRHGVVYYGGAAWTGKHDVWLRQEALSQLTGRATRLAFDSDYEAVLTVQARRDRLNVAIEEMAADGEFTDVVHRLGCLRGVGTLTGFALAVEVGDWHRFTGNSIGSFVGLVPSEYSSGSSCVQGSITKTGNTHVRRLLVEAAWHHRPRYRIGKTMRDRWDLAPAAARSRGDAGNRRLHERWVRFNERRKKPTVANIAIARELAGWCWSLAVLEGASMP; encoded by the coding sequence GTGTTTACCGAGCGTACGAGTGTTGGGCTCGACGTGCATGCACGATCTGTTGCTGCGGCGGCGATCGATGGTGTCACGGGCGAGCTGTTCCAATCGAAGCTGACTCCGTCTCACGAGCACGTCGTGTCCTGGGTCCAAGCCTTGCCGGGACCAGTGGCGGTGACCTACGAGGCCGGGCCGACCGGATTCGGCCTGTACCGACATCTGGCCGCGGCGGGGATCCGGTGCGAGGTCGCCGCGCCGAGCAAGCTGCAAAAGCCCTCCGGTGATCGGGTCAAGACCGACGCCAAGGACGCGATCCACTTGGCTCGGCTGCTGCGCCTGGACGAAGTCACCTCGGTCGCGATCCCGAGCGTGGACCAGGAGGCCGCCCGGGATCTGGTCCGTGCCCGTGAGGACTGCCGCGGTGACCTGATGCGCGCCCGGCACCGACTGTCGAAGTTGTTGCTGCGCCACGGGGTCGTCTACTACGGCGGTGCCGCGTGGACCGGCAAGCATGACGTGTGGTTGCGCCAAGAGGCACTGTCACAGTTGACCGGTCGTGCCACCCGGCTGGCCTTCGACTCCGATTACGAGGCCGTGCTGACGGTCCAGGCACGCCGCGACCGACTCAACGTCGCGATCGAGGAGATGGCCGCTGACGGCGAGTTCACCGACGTGGTCCACCGGCTCGGGTGCCTGCGCGGGGTGGGCACCCTGACCGGGTTCGCCTTGGCGGTCGAGGTCGGCGACTGGCACCGGTTCACCGGCAACAGCATCGGTTCCTTCGTCGGGCTCGTACCCAGCGAGTACTCCTCCGGCAGCTCGTGCGTGCAGGGATCGATCACCAAGACCGGCAACACCCATGTACGTCGACTGCTGGTCGAGGCCGCCTGGCACCACCGCCCCCGCTACCGGATCGGCAAGACCATGCGTGATCGGTGGGACCTGGCACCCGCTGCTGCCCGGTCCCGCGGGGACGCGGGCAACCGACGCCTGCACGAGCGGTGGGTGAGGTTCAACGAACGCAGGAAGAAGCCCACCGTCGCCAACATCGCCATCGCGCGTGAGCTCGCCGGCTGGTGCTGGTCCCTGGCCGTCCTCGAAGGAGCGTCCATGCCATAG
- a CDS encoding HNH endonuclease signature motif containing protein has product MSEATVRYADPGLLPGLRDALRALTYGDVSTIWQVPDSDVGEALALVGQIRQLTEVAEVAAVREGVSRGLPTQESWSVRDWVGVSEGRRAPRPQMRHVGSVVRVAEAGLRTGSGLSEPAPEAAPDSDTDDEASSSPAAGVPDVVAAFTEGDLPLGKADQLVRFEEGVRRVADADLLAADLGILLGQARDDEVLTGPQGRTLQRVSGLDEKKLAAAITMTTRMLRPDKDLRDDDERLKASRSLTQHTDGCGLTRYKLVLDPEGAAIIDAAVAALSAPVKGPEGEPDDRTPARRRADALLAIVGRGVSSPGQAPKSDKAQVVVTISLAALTANLTAGRCGACGQDLPTNAFGQPLAHVGDLGGGVSGGVGRGGAGHGLGAAGVAGGGHAGGLTATGQVLAPAVVRKMACEGAIIPALLGTDSEPLELGRAARYFSPGQKRALYLRDGGCTFPGCTMPAHWCDAHHVDYWSLGGCTDIGRSALLCERHHTTVHTHGLTCTITAFGVTWHT; this is encoded by the coding sequence ATGTCAGAGGCGACGGTGCGTTACGCGGATCCGGGGTTGCTCCCGGGGTTGCGAGACGCGTTGCGCGCGCTCACATATGGCGATGTCTCGACGATATGGCAGGTCCCCGACAGCGACGTGGGTGAGGCGCTCGCCCTGGTGGGGCAGATTCGTCAGCTGACCGAGGTCGCCGAGGTCGCGGCCGTGCGGGAGGGGGTCTCGCGGGGTCTGCCGACGCAGGAGTCGTGGTCGGTGCGTGACTGGGTCGGTGTCAGCGAAGGGCGCCGGGCACCTCGTCCGCAGATGCGGCACGTGGGGTCGGTGGTGCGGGTGGCCGAGGCCGGCCTGCGGACCGGGAGCGGCCTGAGCGAGCCGGCCCCGGAGGCAGCCCCGGACTCCGACACGGACGACGAGGCCTCGTCCAGCCCGGCGGCCGGCGTGCCCGACGTGGTCGCAGCCTTCACCGAGGGTGACCTGCCGTTGGGCAAGGCCGACCAGCTCGTGCGGTTCGAGGAGGGCGTGCGTCGGGTCGCCGATGCCGACCTGCTGGCGGCCGACCTCGGCATCCTGCTCGGCCAGGCCCGCGACGACGAGGTCCTCACCGGTCCGCAGGGTCGGACGCTGCAGCGGGTGTCCGGCCTGGACGAAAAAAAGCTGGCAGCCGCCATCACGATGACCACGCGGATGCTGCGCCCGGACAAGGACTTGCGTGATGACGACGAGCGGCTCAAGGCGTCGCGCTCGCTGACCCAGCACACCGACGGGTGCGGCTTGACGCGCTACAAGTTGGTGCTGGACCCCGAGGGCGCCGCGATCATCGACGCCGCGGTCGCTGCCCTCTCGGCCCCGGTCAAGGGACCCGAGGGTGAGCCTGACGATCGGACCCCGGCCCGACGTCGCGCCGATGCCCTGCTGGCGATCGTCGGCCGGGGGGTGTCCTCGCCGGGCCAGGCACCCAAGAGCGACAAGGCCCAGGTCGTCGTGACCATCAGCCTGGCCGCGCTCACCGCCAACCTCACGGCCGGTCGGTGCGGAGCCTGCGGGCAGGACCTGCCAACCAATGCCTTCGGCCAGCCGCTCGCCCACGTCGGCGACCTCGGTGGCGGTGTGAGCGGCGGCGTCGGTCGTGGCGGTGCGGGACACGGACTGGGCGCCGCAGGAGTCGCCGGGGGCGGTCACGCGGGTGGGCTGACGGCGACCGGGCAGGTCCTGGCGCCCGCGGTGGTGCGCAAGATGGCCTGCGAGGGCGCGATCATCCCCGCGCTCCTGGGCACCGACTCCGAGCCCCTCGAGCTCGGTCGTGCGGCCCGCTACTTCAGTCCGGGGCAAAAGCGGGCGCTCTACTTGCGAGACGGCGGCTGCACCTTCCCCGGGTGCACCATGCCCGCTCACTGGTGCGATGCCCACCACGTCGACTACTGGTCCCTGGGCGGCTGTACCGACATCGGGCGATCCGCTCTGCTGTGCGAGCGCCACCACACGACGGTCCACACCCATGGCCTGACCTGCACCATCACGGCCTTCGGCGTCACCTGGCACACCTGA
- a CDS encoding maleylpyruvate isomerase family mycothiol-dependent enzyme, translating to MTDLAQDPSRAIELCRAAEERLAATVAELGDDDLRVPSRLPDWSVGHVLTHLASNADGHARRVEGALRGEGLGKYAGGAQQPLDEIEGGAHRPAVEVLAGLRASQSRLLELFETADAAGWPHGELLGGEAYPVTACPAHRLREVEMHHVDLGLSYAVADWPQDYVDWDLRVLLATLPDRLGAPDQRSLMAWVAGRGVVDPGWSVGAWG from the coding sequence ATGACCGACCTCGCCCAGGACCCCAGCCGAGCCATCGAGCTGTGCCGCGCAGCGGAGGAGCGCCTGGCGGCGACGGTCGCCGAGCTCGGTGACGACGATCTGCGCGTCCCCAGCCGCCTGCCGGACTGGTCGGTCGGCCACGTGCTCACCCACCTCGCGAGCAACGCCGACGGCCACGCCCGCCGGGTCGAGGGAGCGCTGCGCGGCGAGGGGCTGGGCAAGTACGCCGGCGGCGCCCAGCAGCCCCTCGACGAGATCGAAGGGGGTGCCCACCGGCCCGCGGTCGAGGTCCTGGCGGGCCTACGGGCAAGCCAGTCGCGGTTGCTGGAGCTCTTCGAGACGGCCGACGCCGCGGGCTGGCCGCACGGCGAGCTCCTCGGTGGCGAGGCATACCCCGTCACGGCCTGCCCAGCGCACCGCCTGCGGGAGGTCGAGATGCACCACGTCGACCTCGGGCTGTCGTACGCGGTGGCGGACTGGCCGCAGGACTACGTCGACTGGGACCTGCGCGTCCTGCTCGCGACGCTCCCGGACCGGTTGGGTGCACCGGACCAGCGCAGTCTCATGGCCTGGGTCGCCGGCCGCGGGGTGGTCGACCCGGGCTGGAGCGTGGGTGCGTGGGGGTGA